The Lampris incognitus isolate fLamInc1 chromosome 17, fLamInc1.hap2, whole genome shotgun sequence genome contains a region encoding:
- the LOC130128057 gene encoding inhibitory synaptic factor 2A, protein MVSKEGGKCMLTNSESDSEAAPSPSASLALEVNYSLEASRQVRKRNKALQVRFKDICEAQNEQREAALHAAGKAGKPASYKAAYRKYMTVPARRSIPNVTKSTGVQTSPDLKKRYQTFPFERKKDKTFKHVASVERYKGQNNGFVVEVKQSKTAEQGLEEEEEEGACGGSGVRRTRALLHTNECIATVEQHTAPDGQCSDALLLSCSVDTGCLQDTPKGAGAGAQAGYQLCSVPSRPGTGLHRREADEAERSSKRQLSNLEEGSSRTLPDRTSKVTGPIAWNSLTQVECLDSPSVRSKRKKGLQLNGLQSQTLPRAGGGCTTQAQCHAGQLSARPLRAMEDLLSPCGIGESREAPADPSSGEACKQIVPVSQEGDVKAQLQAMENLISSSQETIKVLLGVIQELEKGEAHREGLSYRTGQDTANCDTCRNSACIIYSVELDFKQQEDKLQPLMKRLCPTEDAHFPPLPYPQEAFTSTPKRKSKADSKKHARWKLWFL, encoded by the exons ATGGTGAGCAAGGAGGGTGGCAAATGCATGCTCACCAACTCAGAGTCGGACTCAGAGGCAGCACCCTCGCCCTCTGCCTCACTAGCACTGGAGGTAAACTATTCACTGGAAGCCAGCCGGCAGGTGAGGAAGAGAAACAAGGCCCTCCAAGTGCGCTTCAAGGACATCTGTGAAGCACAGAATGAGCAAAGGGAGGCGGCGCTACATGCAGCGGGGAAGGCCGGCAAGCCCGCCTCATACAAGGCAGCGTACCGAAAGTATATGACCGTCCCTGCTCGCCGATCCATCCCCAATGTCACCAAGAGCACAGGCGTGCAAACATCCCCGGACCTAAAGAAACGCTACCAGACCTTCCCATTCGAGCGAAAGAAAGACAAAACCTTTAAACATGTGGCATCGGTGGAGCGCTATAAAGGTCAGAACAACGGCTTTGTTGTGGAAGTGAAGCAGTCCAAGACTGCTGAACAGGgtttagaggaggaggaggaggagggagcctGCGGGGGGAGTGGAGTCCGGAGGACCAGGGCTCTGCTCCATACTAATGAGTGCATTGCCACAGTGGAGCAGCACACTGCACCTGATGGCCAGTGTTCCGATGCTCTGCTGCTGAGCTGCTCTGTGGACACAGGCTGCCTTCAGGACACACCTAAAGGAGCCGGAGCTGGAGCACAGGCAGGCTACCAGCTCTGCAGCGTGCCGTCCAGACCTGGGACAGGATTACATCGCAGGGAGGCCGACGAGGCGGAGCGCTCGTCCAAGAGGCAGCTGTCAAATCTGGAGGAGGGCTCTTCCCGGACACTGCCGGACAGGACCTCCAAGGTCACGGGCCCCATTGCGTGGAACTCCCTCACGCAGGTGGAGTGCCTGGATAGCCCGTCTGTGCGGAGCAAGCGTAAGAAAGGCCTGCAGCTGAACGGCCTGCAGTCTCAGACGCTGCCGCGCGCTGGTGGGGGGTGCACGACGCAAGCGCAGTGCCACGCGGGCCAGTTGTCTGCGCGGCCCCTCCGGGCCATGGAGGACCTTCTGTCACCCTGTGGCATTGGAGAGTCCAGGGAAGCGCCGGCAGACCCAAGTTCGGGGGAGGCCTGTAAACAAATAGTGCCTGTGTCTCAGGAGGGGGATGTTAAAGCACAGCTGCAGGCCATGGAGAACCTGATCAGCTCCAGTCAGGAGACCATCAAAGTGCTGCTCGGGGTCATCCAGGAGCTGGAGAAGGGAGAGGCCCACAGAGAGGG CCTCTCCTATCGAACCGGAcaggacacagccaactgtgacaCGTGTCGGAACAGCGCATGCATTATTTACAG tgtggaGCTGGACTTCAAGCAGCAAGAGGACAAGCTGCAGCCACTGATGAAGAGGCTCTGCCCAACAGAGGACGCCCACTTCCCCCCCCTGCCTTACCCCCAGGAGGCCTTCACCTCCACCCCCAAACGCAAGTCAAAAGCTGACTCCAAGAAGCACGCCCGCTGGAAACTTTGGTTCCTGTGA